The following coding sequences lie in one Polynucleobacter asymbioticus genomic window:
- a CDS encoding class II aldolase/adducin family protein: MIEQLAREEICRVGKSLFDRSYVHATAGNISVRIEDGFLITPTDACLGFLDPDRLAKIDMHGRQLSGDKASKTMALHAAIYNTAGQFDQDISCIIHTHSTHCVALTLESKTPSSDDEALPELLPAITPYFVMKVGHVPTITYASPGSAKTIEYVEQAIEVYGQAGTPLRACMLSRLGPYVWNSSPSSAMATLEELEETAKLFYLKNTLIKSLTDVQLNELRTAFAVRW; encoded by the coding sequence ATGATTGAGCAATTAGCAAGAGAAGAGATTTGTAGGGTGGGTAAAAGTTTATTTGATCGATCCTACGTCCATGCAACTGCAGGCAATATTAGTGTTCGTATTGAGGATGGTTTTTTAATTACACCCACAGATGCCTGTCTCGGATTTCTTGATCCTGATCGACTGGCTAAGATTGACATGCATGGGCGGCAGCTCAGTGGTGATAAGGCTAGCAAGACAATGGCCCTGCATGCCGCCATTTACAATACAGCAGGGCAATTTGATCAAGATATCTCTTGCATTATTCATACTCATAGTACGCACTGCGTAGCCTTGACTCTTGAATCCAAGACTCCAAGTAGCGACGACGAAGCATTACCCGAACTATTGCCTGCAATCACGCCATATTTTGTGATGAAAGTAGGTCACGTACCGACTATTACTTATGCAAGCCCTGGTTCAGCTAAAACGATTGAATACGTAGAGCAGGCAATTGAGGTTTACGGACAGGCTGGAACACCACTACGCGCTTGTATGTTGTCGCGCTTGGGGCCGTATGTATGGAACAGCTCACCTAGTTCAGCAATGGCTACTCTAGAAGAGTTGGAAGAAACGGCAAAACTTTTTTATCTCAAAAATACTTTAATTAAGTCACTGACGGATGTGCAGTTAAATGAATTGCGGACTGCATTTGCAGTCCGCTGGTAA